ACAGGACTACGCTGTCTTGCATCATGATGGTATCACGGAGCTTGTCCACCGTTGTAACCTTCGGGATTTTTTCAGAGGCAAGGAGTATGAGGCAGACAAATATGCTCCAGTCTTCGATGAGGACTATGAATATTATGCTCATTTCGCCCTGTTAGAGACGGATGGTGGAAAGATAAAGGCTATCTGTTCATGGGGAGGTTTCTATGATTATTATGCTTCGCAAAATAAGGAAGAGCGAGAAATATTCCATGCAAACTTGCAGTCGAAGAAATATCCTCGTTTATTATACCTGCTCACACAAAGCGAGTATAAGTTTGAAAAGGTCAATGGCATAGGTGGCTTTTCGATAGAAACAGACATCGACTATACGAATGATATAGATGCAATGGCAAAGGCAGTTGCCAAAGCATTCAACATTCAATATTCAACATTTAACATTCTTGTAGCAGCAGCTGTGGAAATGTGGCAAGGAGCACGCATGTTGGTTTGGCGACAGTTGCTCCAGCGTTACGTCCTGCTCCATAAGGTGCCAGTCATTGACCTCCCATCCGTAATCACTCATGATTCAAAAACGGAAGAGGCTTTTGTAAAGGCTGACGGCAAACTCGACATAAACAATATTTCAGAAGCTTTGGCAAAGGCAAGAAAAAACATCGAGGAGTATTTAGAAAATGGAGAACTGGCAGATGCCGTTTTCAAGTTCCTTTCCGCCTCCTTGGTCTTTTCTTCCCATTTTGCTCAAGACGAGTTATATAATTATATCACAGAAACATTCAATCCTGACTACACTTTCACCGAGCTGTTTGATGAAATCATTAATCACCTCAGCAAGAAGAGCTGTCCCTCGTTGGTAAGCCATCTGTGCAAAGGAATGGTTGAGTTGCAGGAACAGGAATCTTGGACATACTTCAAGTTCCCCTCATTTCTCAAACAAACGAGGATGATTGCTAAGGCGGTGAAATAACCAACTAATCGCACCCGACACGAAGTTTGTCAGTAGGGTTGTTGTCGCCATTCGGGTCGTTATCTTCGCTGTACTTCACGAGACTGATGCTCTTCACCAAGTTGGCATTCGCCTTCTTAGGTTCAGACAGGACGAACAGAATAAACAGTTTGACCCTTTTTCTCACCCATGGTAAAGGTGCGAGGAAACACTTTGTAAGATTTACTCATAGTTTGAAGTTGTTTAAAAAATTAATACTAAATATATTTGCTTCATTCCGAACAAGGACAGTTGAGTGCACCCAGATGTCGAATTCTTCACTCTTCACTCTTCATTCTTCGTTTAGCTGGTGCAAAGATACAACATCAGCTCAGGGGCATCTGTCGAAGTGCGTCGTTGAATGTCGCTCTTTAGTGCAACCTAACGATGCGCTTTTATACACCTTAATGATGCGCATCATTAGCACTTATAAAAGCGCATCATTAGCACCTAACGATGCGCATCATGAGAGTTCATTAAAGCACATCTTCAATAGAGCATGCTGGTTCGCAGTCGGGGAAATACATTATCGCCAAGATACGGCGAGTATAAGTTGCTTTTAGCTTCATATACCTTATTATATTATATAGTAAAACATGTTTATCAGTCAACTGATTATGCTGCAAAGATATACTTCTTCGAAAATCACGTGATGCACCTATGAGTGCATCATTCTTAACTTCTGCTTACTGCTTTTAAAAGCTTTTAACAAAAACCATCGGAAAATCATACCCTCTGTTTTAGTCAGGACGCGATGTTCGATAATTCACGGTATGGAAGATGGAAAAGCAGGCGAATGGAGGGGCGAATAGGTGGATATCCACCGCTGCCGAAGAAATTCGCCAGATAGAGAAGAGATGGGGTTTCACTTCCATCCGTCAGTTTTCCAAATTTCTACAGATGAATCCCCGTACTCTTTCGAAGTTACCCCATCACGATGGCACATTAACTTTGGAGAGCATTGCGAATATATACACGAGGCTCGTACTATTACGGAATTTGAAATTTGTGGGCACCGAGCTAAAGGAAGAGGAGCAACTCTTAAAAGACTCCTTGTTACGCATCATGGTGAGTGCAGCCACCGTCCCTCAAACCCTGAGAGCCGATGTAGTGGATGAACTTGAAAATCAGCTATAGCTCCCCTGCGCTCCCATCCCGCCCAAAAAACTGGCGAGGGCTCTGATGCCCCGCCAACCTTAAAGCGCAGCGGTTAAGAGCGACGGGGAGGAGCGGTTACATCCCTTGCCCTTTTGGAAAGGGCGAGGGCTTGGGAGTGGGTTAAGGACCCCCTCTTCGCAAGAGGGGGACAGGGGAGTCGAAAGAATTTCTCATAATTCCTTGGTAATTACGAAATATAATCGTACTTTTGTCGCTATATTAGCAATAAAAATGTATGATCATGGCAAACGACAATAATATACAGCCTGTGGCAGATGATTCACAGATAGTACTTTATCAACCAGATGATAGCATTAGGTTGGAGGTGAAACTGGATCAAGATACGGTTTGGCTTACCCAAGCACAGATGACAGAGTTGTTTCGTACAACTCGTAACAATATAACTATGCATATTCGTAACATCTTTAAGGAGAAAGAGTTAGACGAAAAATCAGTATGTAAGGAATCCTTACATACTGCCGCAGACGGCAAAAGATATCGTACTAAAATTTATAATTTGGATGTTATAATCTCTGTAGGCTATAGAGTAAAGAGTCCAATAGGAACCCGTTTCCGTCAGTGGGCGAATGCTGTTATAAAGCAATACCTTCTCCAAGGTTATTCCGTAAATCGTCACTTGATAGCCTTACAGGAGAATATGGATAAACGTATGACCCATATTGAAGATGTCCAAGCTAAGCAGCAACAGCAGCTCGACTTCTTCATTCGAACCTCAACCCCTCCAGCAGAGATGGTCTTCTTTGAAGGAGACTTTTATACCGCACGTGTTGCGTTAGAGAACTTGATTCGTACAGCCAATCGTCGAGTAATCATCATAGATGGCTATGTTTCATCGTTAACCCTAAGTGTACTTGATGTTCGTAAGCCAAATGTAGCAGCCACAATTTACACAGTAGGTGTAGGACAAGGAATGCAACGCTTGATGGAAGAACATGATCATCTATTCCCCGATAATCATATAGATATTAGAAAATGGCGTAACGAATCTCATGACCGCTGGCTTATCATAGATGATAGCCTCTATCACTGTGGACATTCCTTAAATGCCAATGGCGGTCACAAGATATCCGCTATAACCCTGATGGGAACAACTCCAGATGTAATCCTGTCAAAAGTCGAATAGCAACTAAGTCTCCCTGCGGTCCCATCCCGCATAACCAATTGTTTTAGCAAGTCTTCACCCCTGCGGGTTCATCCCCGCTAAAACAATTCTGGCGAGGGCTCTGATGCCCCCGCTTTCAGCAAAACTTTCAGCAATGCGGTCCCATCCCGCACAACCAATTGTTTTAGCAAGTCTTCCCCCTGCGGTCCCATCCCGCACAAAAAACTGGCGAGGGCTCTGATGCCCCGCCAACCTTAAAGCGTAGCGGTTAAGAGCGACAGGAGGAGCGGTTACATCCCTTGCCCTTTTGGAAAGGGCGAGGGCTTGGGAGTGGGTTAAGGACCCCCTCTTCGCAAGAGGGGGACAGGGGAGTCGAAAAATTTATGATAACAACAAGGATAGAACCACCATTACTGACCGGATCATTTGATACGGTCGTAACAGTAGATACAAAAGCAAGCTTGAATGAAAAAATACTTATATACCTAACCCATTGATAAATAGTTTGGACGCAGTATTAGTGATATACATATAGATGGTTACAAGTGACCGCTTACATATGAAGTAAAAACTCCTCTAAAAATTTGGTAGTTTCACAGAATACCCTTATATTTGCACTGAATTAAAAAAATAGGAGGTTTTATGGAAATATTGAATAAAGAATTTTGGGAGAAACGTGATGCTGCGATGAAAAGATTCATGGCATCAAAAGAAAGAAAAAGAAAGCGTATGGCAGAGTTAGAGCAGATGCTCCGTCAGGATTATTTAGCTCGTACAGGAGAAGAGCCAAAGTTTGTAAATGTTTGGTGACATGAAATAGCTTTCTTTGAAAACAATCAATGCCTCTTCACCGTATGATGTTATGATGGTAAATCCAAATACTTACCGTTTCGTAACAGATTATAGCGTTGAGATTGCTATTAGCTTTGATCTTGATGACTTGCTGGAGCATGGCGAGGCATACATGTTTAATATCACGAATGTGAACAAGCAACGTTCACCTCGTGATATGAAGGTGCGAGATACCGTAATTGCTATCATAGACAATTTCTTTGAGACAAACGAGTTTGCTCTCCTTTATATGTGAAACGGGCGATAGAAAGCAAGCTATGCGAAATCGCCTGTTTGATTCTTGGTTTGCTTATGCTAATGACAAAGAACAATATGTCATTATGGTTGCTAATATCCAAGACTTAGAAGGAGTAGATAATTACGCAGCAATGATTCTAAGAAAAGATAATCCGCATTTTGTAGATTACGTGTCAGAATTCAACAATATTGTTAATATGTTTATGTTGAAACCCGAACATTAGCAAGGCGGTTCCATCCCGCACACCCTGGCGAGGGCTCTGATGCCCCGCTTTCAGCAAGGCGGTCCCATCCCGCACAACATGGCGAGACCTTTGATGCCCCGCTTTCAGCAAGGCGGTCCCATCCCGCACAAAAAACTGGCGAGGGCTCTGATGCCCCGCCAACCTTATAGCGTAGCGGTTAAGAGCGACGAGTAGGAGCGGTTACATCCCTTGCCCTTTTGGAAAGGGCGAGGGCTTGGGAGTGGGTTAAGGACCCCCTCTTCGCAAGAGGGGGACAGGGGAGTCGAAAAAATACAATAATTAATAAGGAGATTACGTTATGAACATAGAAGGAAAAAAGGTAGATAAGGAAGCAGAATCATTTTGTGTGTTGTAATGTTTGGCCATAAGCCAAGCATAGGTTAATAAAACAATATTCCTCATTCGAGCGACGACAAGTGCAGAGCGATACTGCAATGAGGAACAAAATATAACTTTTTTCAAAAAATAGAAAGGTGTAACTACTTGTAATATAGTAGAGACGCTGTATTGATGATATATGTTAATCTGGGGTAGATTAGAGCAAGAAGCAAAATCTCTTCCAAAAATTTGGTTGTTTTATAGAAAACCCTTATATTTGCACCATCATTTTAATAAAAAGAAGATAGGATATGGAACAGATATTAGTTACAATA
This is a stretch of genomic DNA from Segatella hominis. It encodes these proteins:
- a CDS encoding virulence RhuM family protein, encoding MANDNNIQPVADDSQIVLYQPDDSIRLEVKLDQDTVWLTQAQMTELFRTTRNNITMHIRNIFKEKELDEKSVCKESLHTAADGKRYRTKIYNLDVIISVGYRVKSPIGTRFRQWANAVIKQYLLQGYSVNRHLIALQENMDKRMTHIEDVQAKQQQQLDFFIRTSTPPAEMVFFEGDFYTARVALENLIRTANRRVIIIDGYVSSLTLSVLDVRKPNVAATIYTVGVGQGMQRLMEEHDHLFPDNHIDIRKWRNESHDRWLIIDDSLYHCGHSLNANGGHKISAITLMGTTPDVILSKVE
- a CDS encoding ABC transporter ATP-binding protein yields the protein MEILNKEFWEKRDAAMKRFMASKERKRKRMAELEQMLRQDYLARTGEEPKFVNVW
- a CDS encoding DUF6169 family protein; its protein translation is MLSFICETGDRKQAMRNRLFDSWFAYANDKEQYVIMVANIQDLEGVDNYAAMILRKDNPHFVDYVSEFNNIVNMFMLKPEH